A window of the Bacteroides thetaiotaomicron VPI-5482 genome harbors these coding sequences:
- a CDS encoding nucleoside kinase encodes MKQMLQICCKNNNIYKEFPIGSSLLDIYYGFNLNFPYQVVSAKVNNRSEGLNFKVYNNKDIEFLDVRDSSGMRTYVRSLCFVLFKAVSELFPEGKLFVEHPVSKGYFCNLRIGRPITLEDVTRIKQRMQEIIAENISYHRIECHTAEAVRVFSERGMNDKVRLLETSGSLYTYYYTLGDTVDYYYGNLLPSTGYIKLFDIVKYYDGLLLRIPNKENPDVLEEVVKQEKMLDVFKEYLNWSYIMGLNNAGDFNLACEEGHATDLINVAEALQEKKIAQIADTIFHRGENGDRVKLILISGPSSSGKTTFSKRLSIQLMTNGLKPFPISLDNYFVDREETPLDENGNYDYESLYALDLELFNQQLQALLRGEEVELPRFNFSLGKKEYKGDKLKIEDNTILILEGIHALNPELTPHIPDEKKFKIYVSALTTISLDDHNWIPTTDNRLLRRIIRDFNYRGYSARETISRWPSVRAGEDKWIFPYQENADVMFNSALLFEFAVLRLHAEPILMGVPRNCPEYCEAYRLLKFIKYFVPVQDKEIPPTSLLREFLGGSSFKY; translated from the coding sequence ATGAAACAGATGTTACAAATATGTTGCAAAAATAATAATATTTATAAAGAATTCCCTATCGGAAGCTCACTTTTGGATATTTATTACGGTTTTAATCTTAATTTTCCTTATCAGGTAGTCAGTGCCAAGGTGAATAACCGTTCCGAAGGTCTCAATTTCAAAGTATATAATAACAAGGATATAGAGTTTCTGGATGTGCGCGATTCATCCGGTATGCGTACGTATGTGCGGTCACTCTGCTTTGTCTTGTTCAAGGCTGTCAGTGAACTTTTTCCCGAAGGGAAGCTGTTTGTGGAACACCCGGTATCCAAAGGTTATTTCTGTAATCTGCGGATCGGCCGCCCCATTACATTGGAAGATGTGACGCGTATCAAACAGCGTATGCAGGAGATTATCGCAGAAAATATCTCTTATCACCGCATCGAATGCCATACGGCTGAGGCCGTGCGTGTGTTCAGCGAACGCGGGATGAATGATAAGGTGAGGCTGCTCGAAACTTCCGGTTCGCTATATACCTATTATTATACGCTGGGCGATACGGTCGATTATTATTATGGCAATCTGCTCCCCAGTACCGGATATATCAAGTTGTTCGACATCGTGAAATACTATGATGGCCTGCTGCTGCGCATTCCCAATAAAGAGAATCCGGATGTGCTGGAGGAAGTGGTGAAGCAGGAGAAGATGCTGGATGTATTTAAGGAGTATCTCAACTGGAGTTATATCATGGGACTTAATAACGCCGGCGACTTTAACCTCGCCTGCGAAGAAGGGCACGCTACGGATTTAATCAATGTAGCGGAAGCGTTGCAGGAAAAGAAAATAGCCCAGATTGCCGATACGATCTTCCATCGTGGGGAAAACGGTGACCGGGTGAAACTGATTTTGATTTCCGGTCCGTCCTCTTCGGGTAAGACCACTTTCAGCAAACGTCTTTCCATCCAGTTGATGACGAACGGGCTCAAACCCTTCCCGATCTCCTTGGACAATTATTTCGTAGACCGTGAAGAGACACCTCTGGATGAAAACGGTAACTATGATTATGAGTCTCTGTATGCGCTCGATCTGGAATTGTTTAACCAGCAGTTGCAGGCTTTGCTGCGCGGTGAGGAAGTGGAGCTTCCGCGCTTTAACTTCTCTCTGGGGAAGAAGGAATATAAAGGTGATAAACTGAAAATTGAAGATAATACGATTCTCATTCTGGAAGGTATTCATGCGTTGAATCCGGAACTGACACCGCATATCCCGGATGAAAAGAAGTTCAAGATTTATGTCTCGGCATTGACCACTATTTCTTTGGACGATCATAACTGGATTCCTACGACAGACAATCGTTTGCTTCGCCGCATTATCCGCGACTTTAATTACCGGGGATATTCGGCCCGCGAGACTATCTCCCGCTGGCCTAGTGTGCGTGCCGGCGAAGATAAATGGATATTCCCTTATCAGGAGAATGCGGATGTGATGTTCAACTCGGCGCTGTTGTTTGAATTTGCAGTCCTTCGCCTGCACGCGGAACCTATTTTGATGGGCGTTCCGCGCAATTGTCCGGAATATTGTGAGGCGTACCGGTTGCTGAAATTTATTAAATATTTCGTTCCGGTGCAGGATAAGGAAATTCCCCCGACGTCTTTACTCAGGGAGTTTTTGGGAGGAAGTAGCTTCAAATATTAG
- a CDS encoding acetylxylan esterase: MRRFCVSAALLLTTLLAVAENNPYRSDVFWVTVPDHADWLYKTGEQANVEVQFYKYGIPGDNIAINFEIGGEMMPADTKGTVIMRKGKATIPVGTMKKPGFRDCRLTTTVDGKKYSHHVKVGFSPEKLRPYTTMPADFQQFWENQKAELAKFPLTYTKEHVKKYSTDQIDCYLIKLQVNQRGQSIYGYLFYPKKEGKYPVVLCPPGAGIKTIKEPLRHKYYAEQGCIRFEIEIHGLNPEMSEEEFKEISAAFNGRENGYLSNGLDSRDNYYMKRVYLACVRSIDLLTSLPEWDGKNVVVQGGSQGGALALVTAGLDQRVTACVANHPALSDMAGYKAGRAGGYPHFFRNTVDMDTPEKIRTMAYYDVVNFAQLIRADTYMTWGFNDNVCPPTTSYIVYNVLNCPKEALITPINEHWTSSDTEYGHLLWIKKHLK, encoded by the coding sequence ATGAGAAGATTTTGCGTATCAGCAGCGTTGTTACTGACAACGCTGCTCGCAGTTGCCGAAAATAATCCCTACCGGAGTGACGTATTCTGGGTAACCGTACCCGATCATGCCGACTGGCTTTACAAAACTGGAGAACAGGCAAATGTAGAAGTACAGTTTTACAAATACGGCATTCCGGGAGATAACATAGCGATTAATTTCGAAATAGGCGGAGAAATGATGCCTGCCGATACCAAAGGAACAGTCATCATGAGAAAAGGAAAGGCAACAATCCCCGTAGGCACCATGAAGAAACCGGGCTTCCGAGACTGCCGCCTGACCACCACCGTAGACGGAAAGAAATACTCCCATCACGTCAAAGTGGGCTTCTCGCCGGAAAAGCTCCGTCCGTATACCACCATGCCTGCCGACTTTCAGCAATTCTGGGAGAACCAAAAGGCGGAACTGGCCAAATTTCCGCTGACATACACCAAAGAGCACGTAAAGAAATACTCGACCGACCAAATAGACTGCTATCTTATCAAATTGCAGGTGAACCAACGCGGACAAAGTATCTACGGCTACCTGTTCTATCCGAAGAAAGAAGGCAAATACCCTGTCGTACTATGTCCTCCGGGCGCAGGAATCAAGACAATCAAGGAACCTTTGCGACATAAGTATTACGCCGAACAAGGCTGCATCCGTTTTGAAATAGAGATTCACGGGCTGAACCCGGAAATGAGCGAAGAAGAATTCAAAGAAATCAGTGCCGCTTTCAACGGCAGAGAAAACGGATACCTGTCCAACGGTCTGGACAGCCGCGACAACTATTACATGAAACGGGTATATCTGGCCTGTGTCCGCAGCATCGACCTGCTGACCTCACTGCCGGAATGGGACGGAAAGAATGTAGTCGTTCAAGGCGGCAGCCAGGGAGGAGCATTAGCACTCGTCACCGCCGGACTGGATCAGCGGGTAACGGCCTGCGTAGCCAATCATCCGGCTCTAAGCGATATGGCAGGTTACAAAGCCGGTCGTGCCGGAGGTTACCCCCATTTCTTCCGAAACACCGTAGACATGGATACTCCCGAAAAGATCAGAACAATGGCTTATTATGATGTGGTAAACTTTGCCCAATTAATCAGGGCGGACACTTATATGACATGGGGATTCAATGATAACGTTTGCCCACCGACTACCAGCTACATTGTATATAATGTATTGAATTGCCCGAAAGAAGCATTGATCACTCCTATTAATGAACATTGGACCTCCAGTGACACAGAGTACGGACACCTGCTTTGGATAAAGAAACATCTGAAATAA
- a CDS encoding Na/Pi cotransporter family protein → MEYSFYDFLKLIGSLGLFLYGMKIMSEGLQKVAGDRLRSILTAMTTNRVTGVLTGVLITALIQSSSATTVMVVSFVNAGLLTLAESISVIMGANIGTTVTAWIISIFGFKVDMAAFALPLLAIALPLIFSGKSNRKSIGEFIFGFSFLFMGLSYLKANAPDLNANPEMLAFVQNYTDMGFFSILLFLFIGTILTMIVQASAATMAITLIMCANGWISLELGAALVLGENIGTTITANLAALTANTQAKRAALAHFVFNVFGVIWVLIIFHPFMELVNWVVDTFFQSNNPEVAISYKLSAFHSIFNICNVCILIWGVKLIERTVCALIHPKEEDEEPRLRFITGGMLSTAELSILQARKEIHLFAERTHRMFGMVQDLMHTEKDDDFNKLFSRVEKYENISDNMELEIANYLNQVSEGRLSSESKLQIRAMLREVTEIESIGDSCYNLARTINRKRQTNQDFTEKQYEHIHFMMKLTDDALAQMIVVVEKPEHQSIDINKSFNIENEINNYRNQLKNQNILDVNNKEYDYQMGVYYMDIIAECEKLGDYVVNVVEASSDVKEKKAS, encoded by the coding sequence ATGGAATATTCTTTTTATGATTTTTTAAAGCTCATAGGCTCGTTAGGGCTCTTCCTTTATGGCATGAAGATAATGAGCGAGGGCTTACAAAAAGTCGCAGGTGACAGGCTACGAAGTATCCTGACAGCTATGACCACCAATCGGGTAACGGGGGTATTAACAGGAGTGTTAATCACAGCCCTTATCCAGTCCTCCTCGGCGACAACAGTAATGGTCGTCAGTTTCGTCAACGCCGGTTTGCTTACACTGGCCGAGTCCATCAGTGTCATCATGGGTGCCAATATCGGTACGACGGTTACGGCATGGATTATTTCAATTTTCGGATTTAAGGTTGACATGGCCGCCTTCGCTCTTCCACTTCTGGCCATCGCCCTTCCGCTCATCTTCTCCGGCAAGAGCAACCGCAAGTCCATCGGTGAATTCATTTTCGGTTTTTCCTTCCTCTTCATGGGACTTTCTTACCTGAAAGCAAATGCTCCCGACCTGAACGCCAATCCGGAAATGCTCGCCTTCGTACAGAACTACACGGATATGGGATTCTTCTCCATTCTCCTGTTCTTATTCATCGGTACCATACTGACTATGATCGTACAGGCCTCAGCCGCCACGATGGCAATCACATTAATTATGTGCGCCAACGGCTGGATCAGTCTGGAACTGGGAGCAGCGCTCGTACTGGGCGAAAACATCGGAACTACCATCACGGCCAATCTTGCCGCATTAACAGCCAATACACAGGCTAAGCGGGCAGCATTGGCCCATTTTGTTTTTAATGTGTTCGGTGTGATCTGGGTATTGATCATCTTCCATCCTTTCATGGAACTGGTCAACTGGGTAGTGGATACCTTCTTCCAGAGCAATAATCCGGAAGTAGCCATTTCTTATAAACTGTCCGCTTTCCACTCTATCTTTAATATCTGTAACGTATGTATCCTGATATGGGGAGTGAAACTGATCGAACGCACCGTATGCGCATTAATCCACCCGAAAGAGGAAGACGAGGAACCTCGCCTTCGGTTTATCACCGGCGGTATGCTTTCTACTGCGGAGCTTTCTATCCTGCAGGCACGCAAGGAAATCCACCTGTTTGCAGAACGTACCCACCGTATGTTCGGAATGGTGCAGGACTTGATGCACACCGAAAAGGACGATGACTTTAACAAGCTGTTCAGCCGCGTAGAAAAGTACGAGAACATCAGCGACAACATGGAACTTGAAATAGCCAATTATCTGAATCAGGTATCCGAAGGGCGTCTGAGTTCTGAAAGTAAGTTGCAGATACGTGCCATGCTGCGCGAAGTGACGGAAATCGAAAGTATCGGCGACAGCTGTTACAACCTGGCACGCACCATCAACCGGAAACGCCAGACGAATCAGGACTTTACCGAAAAGCAATACGAGCACATCCACTTCATGATGAAGCTGACCGATGATGCCCTCGCACAAATGATTGTGGTGGTAGAGAAACCGGAACACCAAAGCATTGATATCAACAAGTCTTTCAACATCGAAAACGAAATCAATAACTACCGTAACCAACTGAAAAATCAGAATATTCTGGATGTCAACAACAAGGAATATGATTATCAGATGGGAGTCTATTATATGGATATTATCGCCGAATGTGAGAAACTGGGCGACTATGTAGTGAATGTGGTAGAAGCCAGCAGTGATGTAAAAGAGAAGAAAGCCTCTTAA
- a CDS encoding glycoside hydrolase family 78 protein — MARTTLLLLSILFLLPTNAAIKKLQVEYLTNPIGLDITAPRFSWQLASAERGVRQTAYQITVATDAACLNPVWTSGKVASDESLHICYAGPALTPSTRYYWKVTVWNNKTGEETSTEKAFFETGLLSDGWSGAQWIKATQINKNSKINPEDKKQTKARMLLEMDVTLTSGNASVLFGARDASNVFMWSVNTLDNEKEPLIRRHIYDGGRLQSSDTPIGKFFTKSDLLNKEHHLAIEAKDGVVKTYIDKVLVDTYTDTDSKLSNGYIGFRAFRGNNTNETAMFDNIVLTEYEQKGDKEEAKVVLKEDFEKPQSTFEEGEIVTVGGNRKLNMVSTSGDYRVLQASMSRVPMFRKEFKAKKKIASARIYSSALGVYDLFINGQRVGNKMEDGSIRYDELKPEWTDFSKTAHYQTYDITDLLRKGENAVGAQVSSGWWNSDVAHGEYGANEVGFIAKILLKYTDGTSETVVTDLSWLSSMDGAIRMGDIYHGETYDARKESVWTKPGYNTANWNKTAVNPHFKGELIAFAGPTVQVRPHLSRIPLSTTVYQGEKDGKINVLSVTDKPTPIRLKKGETAVYNLGQNMVGWVRFKVKGVSGTEMKLRFGEMLNDTGDKSRGDDGPAGSIYTANLRSAKATLKYILKGSKEGESFHPSMTFFGFQYCEITASEDIEVLSLIGEVVGSATEEGASFVTSSRSINQLYSNVMWGQRGNYLSIPTDCPQRDERLGWTGDTQVFCRAASYNANVSAFFEKWMRDMRDGQRSDGAYPDVAPHSWVGYGQAAWADAGIIVPWTIYLMYDNKKILQDNYASMEKYMEFLSRQKGDGYNYNGAGTNYGDWLSYEDTERRYVSVCYYAYTAQLMAKISEALKTDDCDAYASKAKAYRKLAQEIKKEFQTRYIDADGDLKQKSQTAYLLALKLDLFPTEEARKKGVETLVRKIAGNGNRLSTGFVGTAILNQTLSQFGESNTAYDLLLQRNNPSWLYSIDQGATTIWERWDSYTKEKGFGPVSMNSFNHYSYGAVSEWMYRTMGGIDIDETRPGFKYIVLQPVPDNRPEVAAGQERIDWVNASFPSCYGDIKSSWKKENDGTVSYQVTIPANTTATLHLLLPTLDYVVEESGKAAVKAEGVSSVTFMNGKAVLELQSGTYQFVVKKENK, encoded by the coding sequence ATGGCACGAACTACTTTGTTACTTTTATCTATTCTTTTTCTGCTACCCACGAATGCAGCAATCAAAAAACTACAGGTTGAATATCTGACCAATCCGATCGGGCTGGACATAACAGCTCCCCGATTCAGTTGGCAACTAGCGTCAGCGGAAAGAGGAGTCAGACAAACAGCCTATCAAATCACGGTAGCGACCGATGCAGCCTGTCTAAATCCGGTCTGGACTTCCGGAAAGGTGGCATCTGACGAATCATTGCACATCTGTTATGCAGGACCGGCTCTCACCCCTTCCACCCGCTATTATTGGAAAGTAACCGTGTGGAACAACAAAACCGGAGAAGAGACTTCGACGGAAAAGGCTTTCTTCGAAACAGGACTACTGTCCGACGGATGGTCGGGAGCGCAATGGATCAAGGCGACTCAAATAAACAAGAATTCCAAAATCAATCCGGAAGACAAGAAACAGACAAAGGCACGAATGCTGCTGGAAATGGATGTCACCCTGACTTCCGGTAACGCATCCGTTCTTTTCGGCGCACGCGATGCTTCCAACGTGTTCATGTGGTCTGTCAATACGCTGGACAATGAAAAAGAACCTTTGATCAGAAGACATATTTATGACGGAGGACGCTTGCAAAGTTCGGATACTCCGATTGGCAAATTCTTCACCAAATCCGACTTGCTGAATAAAGAACACCATCTGGCAATCGAAGCAAAAGATGGAGTGGTCAAGACTTATATTGACAAGGTACTGGTGGATACCTATACCGACACCGATTCCAAACTATCGAACGGATATATCGGCTTCCGGGCATTCAGAGGGAATAACACCAACGAAACGGCCATGTTTGACAATATCGTACTGACAGAGTACGAACAGAAAGGCGACAAGGAAGAAGCCAAAGTTGTTCTGAAAGAGGATTTCGAAAAACCTCAGTCCACCTTTGAAGAAGGAGAAATCGTAACTGTGGGAGGTAATCGTAAACTGAATATGGTTTCCACTTCCGGCGACTATCGGGTATTGCAGGCTTCTATGAGCAGAGTACCCATGTTCCGTAAAGAATTCAAGGCAAAAAAGAAGATAGCATCCGCCCGCATCTACAGTTCGGCTCTGGGCGTCTATGATTTGTTTATCAACGGACAACGGGTAGGAAACAAGATGGAAGACGGCAGCATACGCTATGACGAATTGAAGCCGGAATGGACGGATTTCAGCAAAACAGCCCACTATCAGACGTATGACATCACCGATTTGCTCCGGAAAGGAGAAAACGCAGTCGGCGCCCAGGTATCCTCCGGCTGGTGGAACAGTGATGTCGCTCATGGAGAGTATGGCGCCAACGAAGTAGGATTCATCGCAAAGATTTTACTGAAATATACGGACGGCACTTCGGAAACGGTAGTAACGGACCTTTCCTGGCTGTCATCCATGGACGGTGCCATACGAATGGGAGACATCTACCACGGAGAAACCTATGACGCCCGAAAAGAAAGTGTATGGACGAAGCCCGGATATAATACCGCCAACTGGAACAAGACGGCTGTCAACCCTCACTTCAAAGGAGAGTTAATCGCCTTTGCCGGCCCCACCGTTCAGGTACGTCCGCATCTGAGCCGTATCCCTTTGTCTACTACCGTTTACCAAGGTGAAAAAGATGGTAAAATCAATGTACTGAGTGTTACGGACAAACCGACTCCTATCCGCTTAAAGAAAGGTGAAACGGCCGTCTACAACTTAGGTCAGAACATGGTCGGCTGGGTTCGGTTCAAAGTAAAAGGTGTATCGGGAACGGAGATGAAACTCCGTTTCGGCGAGATGCTGAACGACACGGGAGATAAATCGCGCGGAGACGACGGTCCTGCCGGAAGTATATATACCGCCAACCTCAGAAGTGCAAAAGCAACATTGAAGTATATCCTGAAAGGAAGCAAGGAAGGCGAATCATTCCATCCGTCCATGACCTTCTTCGGTTTTCAGTATTGTGAGATAACGGCAAGTGAAGACATCGAGGTACTTTCCCTGATAGGGGAAGTTGTCGGTTCCGCTACCGAAGAGGGAGCTTCGTTTGTCACCAGCAGCCGGTCAATCAATCAGTTATACAGCAATGTCATGTGGGGACAAAGAGGCAACTATCTGAGCATCCCTACCGACTGCCCGCAAAGAGACGAACGTCTGGGCTGGACCGGAGACACGCAAGTGTTCTGCCGTGCCGCTTCTTATAATGCGAATGTATCCGCCTTCTTCGAAAAATGGATGAGAGATATGCGTGACGGTCAGCGAAGCGACGGCGCCTATCCGGATGTAGCCCCGCACTCATGGGTAGGCTACGGACAGGCAGCCTGGGCTGATGCCGGTATCATCGTTCCCTGGACTATCTATCTGATGTACGACAACAAAAAGATATTGCAGGACAATTATGCATCTATGGAGAAATACATGGAGTTCCTGTCCCGTCAAAAAGGAGACGGTTATAACTATAACGGTGCCGGAACAAATTATGGCGACTGGCTATCGTACGAAGATACCGAACGCCGCTATGTCAGTGTATGCTACTACGCATATACGGCACAATTGATGGCCAAAATTTCGGAAGCATTGAAAACGGACGACTGTGATGCCTACGCTTCCAAAGCAAAGGCTTACAGAAAGCTGGCACAGGAAATCAAGAAAGAATTCCAGACACGCTACATCGATGCAGACGGAGATTTGAAACAAAAGAGCCAGACGGCCTATCTGCTTGCCTTGAAACTGGATTTATTCCCGACAGAAGAAGCACGGAAGAAAGGAGTGGAAACACTGGTCCGCAAGATTGCCGGCAACGGTAACCGCCTGAGCACAGGATTCGTGGGTACAGCCATCCTGAATCAGACATTAAGCCAGTTCGGAGAATCAAATACGGCTTACGATCTACTGCTGCAACGGAACAACCCTTCCTGGCTGTATAGTATAGACCAGGGAGCAACCACTATCTGGGAACGCTGGGATTCGTATACCAAAGAGAAAGGTTTTGGCCCCGTATCGATGAACTCGTTCAATCATTACTCGTATGGAGCAGTCTCCGAATGGATGTACCGCACAATGGGCGGTATAGATATCGACGAAACACGTCCGGGATTCAAGTACATCGTATTACAGCCGGTTCCGGACAACCGTCCGGAAGTTGCCGCCGGTCAGGAACGGATTGACTGGGTAAATGCTTCGTTCCCTTCCTGTTATGGAGATATCAAGAGCAGCTGGAAAAAAGAAAATGACGGAACAGTTTCTTACCAAGTGACAATACCTGCCAACACCACCGCCACTCTTCACTTGCTATTGCCTACTCTCGACTATGTAGTAGAAGAAAGCGGAAAAGCTGCCGTGAAAGCGGAAGGAGTTTCTTCGGTTACTTTCATGAATGGAAAGGCAGTATTAGAACTACAGTCCGGTACATATCAGTTTGTGGTTAAAAAGGAAAACAAATAG
- a CDS encoding glycoside hydrolase family 78 protein, which translates to MKKIYLVTALACCALQPTLAQKQEECKPVNLHCDHLINPLGIDNANPRLSWMLDDARQGARQTAYQIIVSTDSLKANNENGEIWNSGKKESDQILVTYPEKNLQPFTKYYWKVNVWDKDGKKATSDINSFETGMMGMENWQGAWIGDNRDINYKPAPYFRKTFDTQKKVKSARAYIAVAGLYELYINGEKIGNHRLDPLYTRFDRRNFYVTYDVTNQLQKGKNAIGVLLGNGWYNHQSKAVWDFDRAPWRNRPAFCMDLRITYEDGTTEVIRSERDWKTSSGALIFNSIYTAEHYDARLEQKGWNTADFDDSKWKEAGYRAVPSQNVVSQQVQPIRIVETIPAKALKKVNDTTYVFDFARNMSGVTRIKVSGEEGTVVRLKHGERLYDNGRVNMSNIDVYHRPVDDKDPFQTDILILSGKGEDEFMARFNYKGFRYVEVTSNKPVALNQNSLTAYFVHSDVPQKGEINTSNPLVNRLWWATNNAYLSNLMGYPTDCPQREKNGWTGDGHFAIETALYNYDGITVYEKWLADHRDEQQPNGVLPDIIPTGGWGYGTDNGLDWTSTIAIIPWNIYLFYGDSKLLADCYENIKRYVDYVDRTSPSGLTSWGRGDWVPVKSHSSKELTSSVYFYVDTKILANAAKLFNKQEDYKHYQALAEKIRQAINDKYLNRETGIYASGVQTELSVPLMWGIVPKDMKAKVARNLAKKVEEAGFHLDVGVLGAKAILNALSENGEAETAYKVAAQDTYPSWGCWIANGATTLLENWDLNATRDISDNHMMFGEIGGWFYKGLGGIFPDPQQPGFKHILLRPNFPSDLKQFEARHRSPYGEIQSQWERKKKSVVYSVTIPANSSATLYVTDTVKGERVIELEAGKHTFEWKLL; encoded by the coding sequence ATGAAAAAAATATATTTAGTGACTGCACTTGCATGTTGTGCACTGCAACCCACCCTTGCACAAAAGCAAGAAGAATGCAAGCCCGTGAACCTTCATTGCGACCACCTGATCAATCCGCTGGGTATCGACAATGCCAACCCCAGATTGTCGTGGATGCTGGACGATGCCCGACAAGGAGCCCGGCAGACTGCTTATCAGATAATAGTCAGCACAGACTCACTGAAAGCAAACAACGAAAACGGGGAAATATGGAACTCGGGGAAAAAAGAATCGGATCAAATCCTTGTCACCTATCCGGAAAAGAATCTTCAACCCTTTACCAAATATTACTGGAAAGTGAATGTATGGGATAAGGACGGCAAAAAGGCTACTTCGGACATCAACAGCTTCGAGACCGGAATGATGGGAATGGAGAACTGGCAGGGTGCGTGGATTGGCGACAACAGAGACATCAACTATAAGCCCGCCCCCTATTTCAGAAAAACATTCGACACCCAAAAGAAAGTCAAATCCGCCAGAGCGTACATCGCCGTCGCCGGTTTATACGAATTATACATCAACGGAGAGAAAATCGGAAACCATCGGCTAGACCCGCTGTATACCCGTTTCGACAGACGGAATTTCTATGTGACTTATGATGTGACCAACCAACTTCAGAAAGGTAAAAACGCGATTGGCGTACTGCTGGGGAATGGCTGGTACAACCATCAGTCAAAAGCAGTCTGGGACTTTGACCGCGCACCGTGGCGCAACCGCCCCGCTTTTTGCATGGACCTGAGAATTACCTACGAAGACGGCACTACAGAAGTAATCCGCTCCGAAAGAGACTGGAAGACTTCTTCGGGGGCCTTGATCTTCAACAGCATCTATACAGCGGAACATTATGACGCCCGCCTGGAACAGAAAGGCTGGAATACGGCAGATTTTGACGACTCGAAATGGAAGGAAGCAGGTTACAGAGCCGTCCCTTCTCAAAACGTCGTATCCCAGCAGGTACAACCGATTCGTATCGTAGAAACAATACCGGCAAAAGCGCTTAAGAAAGTGAACGACACAACGTATGTATTCGACTTTGCCAGAAATATGTCCGGAGTGACCCGCATCAAGGTATCCGGAGAAGAAGGAACGGTAGTAAGGCTCAAACACGGCGAACGCCTCTATGACAACGGACGGGTGAATATGTCAAACATTGACGTATACCATCGTCCGGTAGATGACAAAGACCCATTCCAGACGGATATTCTCATCCTGAGCGGAAAGGGAGAAGACGAGTTTATGGCACGGTTCAACTACAAAGGCTTCAGGTACGTAGAAGTGACAAGCAACAAGCCTGTCGCACTCAATCAAAACAGTCTGACTGCTTATTTCGTTCACAGCGACGTTCCGCAAAAAGGAGAAATCAACACGTCAAACCCACTCGTGAACCGATTGTGGTGGGCTACCAACAACGCTTACCTGTCCAATCTGATGGGGTATCCCACCGATTGCCCCCAACGGGAGAAAAACGGATGGACGGGAGACGGACATTTTGCGATAGAAACAGCACTATATAATTATGACGGCATCACAGTCTACGAAAAATGGCTAGCCGACCACCGTGACGAACAGCAACCCAACGGAGTATTACCCGACATCATTCCGACCGGAGGATGGGGATACGGCACGGACAACGGTCTGGACTGGACGAGTACAATCGCCATTATTCCCTGGAATATTTATCTGTTCTACGGAGACAGCAAATTATTAGCCGACTGCTACGAAAACATCAAACGATATGTAGACTACGTAGACCGTACCAGCCCAAGCGGACTGACTTCATGGGGAAGAGGAGACTGGGTTCCTGTGAAATCGCATTCGTCCAAAGAACTGACCTCATCGGTATACTTCTACGTAGATACTAAAATACTGGCCAATGCCGCAAAGCTGTTCAACAAGCAGGAAGATTACAAACATTATCAGGCGCTTGCGGAAAAGATCAGGCAAGCGATCAATGACAAATATCTGAACAGGGAAACCGGTATATACGCCAGCGGCGTTCAGACGGAACTGAGCGTACCACTGATGTGGGGTATTGTCCCCAAGGATATGAAAGCAAAAGTAGCCCGCAACCTGGCGAAGAAGGTGGAAGAAGCCGGTTTCCATCTGGATGTGGGTGTATTGGGAGCCAAAGCCATACTGAACGCCTTGAGTGAAAACGGAGAAGCCGAAACCGCTTATAAAGTAGCCGCACAAGACACCTACCCGTCATGGGGCTGCTGGATTGCCAACGGAGCCACCACCCTGCTCGAAAACTGGGATTTAAATGCTACACGTGACATTTCGGACAACCACATGATGTTCGGAGAAATCGGAGGATGGTTCTATAAAGGCTTGGGCGGTATCTTCCCCGACCCGCAGCAGCCGGGTTTTAAACATATCCTCCTGCGCCCCAACTTCCCCAGTGATTTAAAGCAGTTTGAGGCCAGACACCGTTCTCCGTACGGAGAGATTCAGTCCCAATGGGAACGTAAGAAAAAAAGTGTTGTGTACAGCGTGACGATCCCTGCCAACAGCAGCGCCACTTTATACGTGACCGATACTGTGAAAGGAGAACGTGTCATAGAGTTAGAAGCCGGAAAACATACATTCGAGTGGAAGTTGCTCTAA